The Pongo abelii isolate AG06213 chromosome 19, NHGRI_mPonAbe1-v2.0_pri, whole genome shotgun sequence genome includes the window tttgtttttttttctttttttttttttgagacggagtcttggagTCTCATAtcgttactcaggctggagtgcagtggcgcgatctcagctcactgcaacttcggcctcccgggtcaagtgattctccttcctcagcctcccgagtagctgggaccacaggcgcacaacactacgcccggctaatttttgtactctttaatagagatggggtttcaccatactggccaggctggtcttgaactcctgaccccgtgatccacctacctcagcctcccaaagtgctaggattacaggcgtgagccaccgctccgagcctcaaatatgttttaatatacatTATGATATTAACTTCATGGAAATTGTTATGTCATTAAACCATTTACATAAACCATTAATCTCTAGTAAACTTAGCTTATTTGGTCATAATAGCCATAGGACATGAACATTTAAGACACTTGCCCACTGAATGTCCATCCCCTGGGTCAGCCTCTCCAGTGCCGGGAAGTCCTCTCTGTTGATCACCTCTTTCCCTGCACTTGTCTTCCACCCATTTTTCTTCCAACCTGGAACCCAGTTAGTTATACCATTTATCGTAAACATACTGTCTGTATACAGAACCAGTTTATTGATGTTCTGAGTCTTTGCTTGTTCAATGGCTTTGCAGGCTGCATGAATTTCCGCTCTTTGGTTTGTCTGCCGCCCAGGAAGTCTAATGCCTACATCTAAAGGATGGCCCGGCCCCCAGTAAAAGCGGATTCCTGCTCGTGACCTTCTACGCCCATTACTGGAGCAGCAGCCATCAGTGTAGACGACGACGAAGTCTCCCATGTAGGAAAACGTGTCTCTGCTAACTGGATGCTCCGGCTCCAAGCTCGGCTTCATGTGCTTTGCATACGGCTCTGCGCTTTCATCTCCATCTTCATCCAGTGGCTCACGGAGTCGCTTGGGGGCTTTCGTCTCCGATTCTTGTCCATGTTGATTTTCCTGCCCTTCTGAAACTTCCGGGCTTGCAGATTTCCTGACAAAGTCCCAGGCCTCATCCTCGGTGCCAAACTTCTTAAATCTGGCAGCAGGAAACCGGTCCACCTGTGCTTTGCACTCATTCCAGGTCAGAAAGACCCCGGTCTTGCGGCGCCTCCTCAGGGCATAGAACATCCCGAACCCGCGAGAGCCGCGGCGGCAGGGCACGGCGGCCAAGGCGACTCCGTGGGCCAGGAACAGAAGCCAGCTCATCGCTCACTCCCTGCACCGGGAAGCATTTCCAGTCCCAAGGAACCACTAATTTTACAAAGAGAGTTGTCCTAAACTGTGACAAGTTTTCCAGTACTTAATTCTTTTTACAATTCATTcgttttttaaatgacaaataaaattgtatatatgtgGTGTAAAACCTGTTTAGAAATAGGTAGATGGTGGAATGATTACATTGCGCTCAGGAACATATGCATACTtactttttgtggtgagaacccTTCttgattttcaagaatacaatacattaaCTGcagtcaccatgttgtgcaatgtatctcttaaacttattcctcctgtctaactacACTTTTGAATGATTTCACTGTCTCCCCaaacccctgcctcccacccctgGTAACCTCCATTCTACTCTCGGCTTCTGTGAGTAGAAGcaggaggctggagaattgcttgaactcaggaggcagaggttgcagtgagctgagatcgagccgctgcactccagcctgcgtgacagagcaagactctgtctcaaaaaaaaaaaaaaagagagaatccagAGGTCAGACATTCCTTTTAGCAAGGACTCCAGTATGGTTTCTCACCTACTCACTCCAACAAAATTGCTCTTCTCAAAGCACAAACGATAGTCATATCGTTAAATTATGAATTAAAGCATAATTCCTCAGCCTTTGTCTTAATTTATGtatcagcagcatttgacacagGTGATCTCTCCTTTTTGCAAAACTTTCTTtgatagaattccagaacacttaaCCCACTTTCCCCCCGACATTTTTGATAATTACCCCTAGtccttttttgctgtttttttctcacctttactactttttaaatgttagagAAGCACTAGGCTCAGGACCTGgacttatctttcttttctttgctttcttactAATTTTTGTGTCATTAATTTCCTGATATTTCATATTATACCTCAACACTAGACTACACCCAGCACCCTCTGACTTCTTCACTTGGGTGTCAGTCAGGAATCTCAAAATGAAGGTCCACATGGAGCCTCCAATACTCCCCAGACTTGCTCTTCCCCTATGTGTTTAACGGCAACTCCCATTTTATAGTTTCTCAGCTCAATATTCTTGATATCCCCTTTTAGTTCTCTCTGTATCTGtctggttctcattctctctctctctctctctctctctctccatcatacacacacacacacacacacacacacacacacacacacacacacattttcagatCTGTTGTGTATGGAAAACCTGCCAGCTTTGCCTTTAAAGTGCAGTAATTCCAAATGGTGTTTTCAAATTCACCTTCCCACCCTCACCACTTGGTAACTACACTACTTCCCTTACACAGTCAGGGCTCTACTGCAGATTTTTCTTGGGGGAAATAATGAGAACTATTATACATTCTTATTTGAGGGACCCTCAAAATTATAGGCTAGCCATATTCTATCTGAATTTAAGCTTTTATCATTGCCCTTTTTTTCATTCCAGTCTCTACACAGCAACCACAGTATGCAATTTTTTAGAATTCCAAGCCTGATcataacactctttttttttttttgaaacggagtttggttcttattacccaggctggagtgcagtggcacaatctgggctcaccacaacctccgcatcccaggtgaaagcaattctcctgcctcagcctcccgagtggctggattataggcatgcgccaccacacccagctaattttttgtatttttagtagagacggggtttctccatgttggccagactggtctcgaactcccaacttcaggtgatccacctgcctcggcctcccaaaagtgctgggattacaggcgtgagccactgtgcccggccaacactcCTGTTCTAAACTACCTGCTCGATTACTTCTTTTCTCCCTCATTAGAATTTAAGCTTAACAAACCTGGGTAACTTTACATACTTTTCCACTGATCTATCCCCATGAGCTAGAGATCACTTAGTGT containing:
- the LOC100455360 gene encoding ribonuclease H1-like, which codes for MSWLLFLAHGVALAAVPCRRGSRGFGMFYALRRRRKTGVFLTWNECKAQVDRFPAARFKKFGTEDEAWDFVRKSASPEVSEGQENQHGQESETKAPKRLREPLDEDGDESAEPYAKHMKPSLEPEHPVSRDTFSYMGDFVVVYTDGCCSSNGRRRSRAGIRFYWGPGHPLDVGIRLPGRQTNQRAEIHAACKAIEQAKTQNINKLVLYTDSMFTINGITNWVPGWKKNGWKTSAGKEVINREDFPALERLTQGMDIQWASVLNVHVLWLL